The sequence below is a genomic window from Gymnogyps californianus isolate 813 chromosome 11, ASM1813914v2, whole genome shotgun sequence.
TAGCAACacaatgaaaaacagcaaaactttAACAGACCCAGCAGGCTCACTGAAACCACAGAGGCTGTGACACACAGCCTTCAACACACATCTTGATCTCCAAAATGGTTCAAGAGAAGTACACTGAAAGGATGGCAGGCCACAGATGAAGCCAAGTCTCAAGACAGCCAGAGCAAGAGCTGAAGTAAAAAAAGTCATAGAAAACACAGATCTGAAAGAGTGGGAAAACCAAGTGTATACTCCAGTGTAAGTACAAGCACAACTGTTTGTTGAAGTGTCTGTGtcaacaggaagaggaaagaaaataagtggAAGCAAGTTTCACTGAGAGGACCAGAACTCCTTGGTGCACAAAACTGGCAGGAAAAGACAAGCTTAGAAATTGCAGGCAAGGAAgcagttttctgctctttcGTTCTCCTTTGTCCACAGAAACAAGACCTTGCatagtgggggggggggggggacgacaccaaaaaacccaagcttttctcaaagaaatatGTGACTCATCATTGCCAGCATCTACTCTCCCGTATGTTTTGTGGTGCATTTACCTGCCCCACTGACATAACAGTGTATAAGAAATAGAAGAGGTGGATGTTTATTTGGTCTATACACAAACTGCTGGAGGGATGGAACAGAGCAACCTCAAGTGATCATGGTGCAGTGTTACTACTATCCATAGGACTCCCCTCACAAACCTCAACATTTTGCTCCATTCTTTGACCATCCTGCATGCAAACACCTGACTTAGGTGCTTGAAGCATGCTGGCTCTATTTGCAGAGCATCCACAATTTTCTATCCTTTTTAGACTATGTGCAACCTTCTAAGCTTCACAGCCTTAAGATGTTTTAAAGGCACTGGGTATATTGAGATACCAAACAAGAACCATACAAAGAAGCTTCTCTATAGCATTGTTACTGGCTAGCaacagccctgctctcctggtATATATAGGTGTATTTATATATAGGCAGTATATATAGGTGTATCTAGCCTTTGCAGCAAGATTTTCTGATGTGATCTGTCTAGACAGTCAACCACCATCAGACATTCAGTTTCGTGATACCACAAGCACTGACATTTACAATACATTCCAATTGTCTTCATGAGGACTTTTAACCAATGGAAAGTAGTTAACATGGAGGAGCATTCAAATACTACTGGAGAAGTTCTTACTGACTTAAATctcaaaaacatttaatctgggacatgtttcattttcagtttaagAGATTCCTTCAACGTCCTGAACAGATGATCAAACCACCAGTGAGCAAGCTAAGACCATGAGAACTACTGCAGAGCTTCACCAAAGAGACAGCAGATGAAGTGAGAGAGGTCTTTGGGCCCAAAGATGGGAGGCACAATTTTGTACGCTTTAATTACTGGGAAAATAGAAATCCCCAGGCACCAAAATGAACAGATTCAATCTTCTCCAACTAACAATAGTACACTCTCCTTTCAGCAGACATTCACTTGAGAACAAGCAAGCAAGAAGTCCTGCCAAGGAGTTTCTAGCTTTTTTGACATTGTGGGTAGCCCTAAGTCAAGCTATGCCTTTGTCAGGCTATGGTCCATACTACCACAGGGAGTGACTTTACTCCACAGCTTACATGAAAAATACTCCACGACTGCAATCCCCGCAGAATAGAGTAGCCTCAATAACTCCCCACCCTCACCTACCTCCCCTTGAGTACGTAATCTAAATGCTTCCATGGTCTGCCTGCCAAAAATAACCTCGTCGCTCACTCTTAGTGACTGAAATACAGCTGGAGGCAGCCAGACAGCACAACTGAAAAGCTGGAAGCTTCCTGCATTTAGCTTACAGATGCATGAACACTGAAGTCTAATTACGAACCACCTAAAAACATACACTATTCACAGCTTAGAGTCAATAAAAACCATTCACCACAGGTGCAAGGTCAGAACATGAAGGCCAAGAGTCCTAAAATAAATTTGACTCACACAAGCTTGTGCTGGCTACCACACGCCATTCCCTCACAGCTCAGCAGCTTTCCTGGTTGTCACCAGGGATTGCAGTTGAGTTGTATCTTCCAGTGATCTTCAGAGGTATTCACAGCAAGagcattttcctcttgtgtACTTCAGGGAGCTAAGGGTCAGAAATCAAATCCTTCCCTTTGACATTGTTCTAAAGCCATGAATTAACCTATCAGCCCTTCCTCAACTCATGAGATTAGCTTGAAAATAATATTGTCATGTGTTTATTTGCCTCTAGCATCAGATGTTCAGATTCCTATTTTCAAGCTTTCTCTACAactatttatttgaaagaaagagaaagcaagctagGATTCTTGTGTGGCTAATATACATCAAGCTgatgctttaagaaaaacagcagccaTCATGAGAGTTGGCAACTCTCAAATCGCTGGTTATGGAGGAAAGAATATTAAACAGCTATCATCAATCTATCTAGATCCAGGAAGTGAGCCATGAAATGCTGACAAAGGGGAATATCTGGTCTGACAATGACGgtatatttatcttttaaatgaagaataatgGAGTTACACTGAAGAGACTCATTTTAACTTTGCAACAGTAAAGTATCCATCTCATCACCTCAGGGTGATATCTGAGCACCTCAGGGTAAGAGAATTTATTCTATCAGCTCTTTTAGAGACCACCATTTTGCACAGATAGTTACTCTAGCCTCTGAAGAAGCCACATGAGCAGCatgaacagaagaaagggaGTGTGGAAACCAACCTTTTGAACAGTGCTAGCACAGCCTCCCATCGCAGCAGTAGGCCAGGTAGTCAGTTCCCTTTTCAtcctcagcttcttttctgccaAGTAAGGATAATGCCAGATTGTCACAAGAATGTTggggtttggttggggtttttttttctgaggatgAAAACATCTTCACTTATTTTGTTTCCCAGCACATTAGGCCTTGTGACTGGGAGCATAAATGGTGTATACATGCACAGACCATCACATGAGAAAAGCATAGCTGTGCATAGGGTCCACATACTGGGACAGGAGCCATAACGCTAGGGTACAGCTAACACCAAGCTGCACTTCTATCAGGATGAGTTTAAGCACGCTCATCCAAACCCAGACTGGGCTAATTTTCTACAGCccactaccaaaaaaaaccccagacaaacaaacaaacaaacaaaaccccaaaaaccaaaaccacaaggAAAGCATGACACAGACACTGAACTGTGATTGAAACAACAGGTTGCAGCTTGAGTTAGAAGAAATATTGCAAGTGCATTTATGATTATGGAAGCCAGAGAAATTCAGCATTCCTGTACAGGTACATACGATCACCTATACCTAAGCTAGCTACAGATCCCCTACTAGGCTCtctacctccttttttttcccccagcaagACTGGAGCCCAACCCACgcaaaaattttgttttgttttgttttaagctaATCATGGATTCATCATGCCATCCCCTTATCTTTTCTATCTGAGGACTGGATCCTACCAACAAGGACTCACACTCGCCTTAAGTTCTGATAAACtcacctgctttttttcctcactacCCGTGTCCTGTCTGCTGAAATTATGAAGAAAGTGGGAgagaaaaacctcaaacaatACTAAGCAAATTCACTGCTTATAGAAAAACTCCTTCTTGGACTTGTACAGAAGTACTGAAGTCCTACCCCACTCACAAGAAAATGAGTACCTGCTGTGTGGAGATGCAACAGCTGGTCCCAATGCATGTTTTCTCCCACCTGTCCCCTAAATAGCACACAGCTGGAGTCAGACCTCTAGACAGCCCAACCTCCTTTTGCTTTAAGGGGCACCAAAACAACTCCCTGTCCTCAACTGAATGAGGCATTCAGATGTATAGTAGCCAGTTCACACCAGAATATCGTCACTGGGAAAGGAGCTACAGCTGCTATAGTTTGATGCTACCTCACCCTTTAAGAGGTTTTTGCTTGGGCAGCCGTAGGAGCCTTCCAGCACATCCCCATGGGTGGCAGAGCATTAGTGTTAGCAACCTGACTAGCAAacagctgctctcctctctccttcagaagctctgaaaaatttatttatctATCATTTTTACTACTAAGGAGAGTAGGGCTTTATCTTAACAGCAGctaaaaaatgcagcagcatgCGTTAAGTCTGCACTATTAGTTGACGCACCCTGGCTTTGCAGAATGCTCTCTTAGACTGAAATAGCCCAGACCAGGTAGCCAGCCACGCTGAGGCCAGGACACACTCTGGCTGTCAGTATTTTTGCACTGGGTCAAGCATGGAGATACATAGCTTGTGGTTCCTCATGCTGGGAgactatggggtttttttctgtttgttgctCTCTCCAGGGGTGTGCTTGGCAAGGAGGGTGTGAGCACAGCAACCTCACTCACAACTTCTCAGCAAACTAAGTGGGCTTCAGTCTTCAGTAAAATCAAAGCTCTGGCTTTGCTTCAGCTATGCAGGGAGAGGGGGTGCCTATAGAAAGGAATTAGAGCTTGAACACAGAGTAAGAACAGAGCATAGCGAAACCTTCAAATCCTGAAATCGCATGACTGAGCTTTCCTAACTACACAACAAGCATGTTGCTGTACCAGAGAACTCATTCCCATCAGAACAGCAGGCTCGTAAGtaatttaaagcaataaaaaaagagcacatcatcaaaaaatatctaaattgAAATGAAGGAGCTGATATTAGAAAACTGTGCTGAAGTTTTAAGAGTAGGCAAATGATAAGCTGTAAGGAAGAGAGGCGGTGGCAAGGAAGCCGCTTACCTTGATAACGAAACTCTTTCTGCTGGCCTATGTAAGGAAAGAGCCACCAGTAATGTAGACAGGAAAATTCGTACAGTTTTACTCTGGTGGAAAGTGggattcagaagaaaatccttAAATCTTTCAAGAccaaaatgatttattttctcctgtaaagcaggagaagcagcagctgccataactctgctgcagtctgcttttcagagagcaTGGAGAACTCATTTCTGAAAGTTAGGTGTCACCTCTAAAAATCTTGACCGTTAAAATCATTCTTGCTCTGGTAAAAAGCATTCTGGGCCACAGAGGGGTCAGAAATAGGCAACAGCAATTGCTGCAGAATTTGTTGTTCcagaagatttttctctgaGAGCCAGTGTTCATATTCTAATGGTGGCCGTatcattctgttttatttaatccagaagaaaaatatccactTTTTCACTTTATCTCATCTCCTGTATCCTAGAGAGAGGCTGATCACGTATTAGCCAAACACCATGGATACAAGGAACAAGAAGAGTTTAGAGGGATTAGATGCAGTGaagcaaaacaacattttccagtttgCACTTCTTTCTCACAAATATAAGCATCAGCCCTGCACCTAACAAACGATTAGTAATAACACGGGCACCTCAAAATGTCATTTGGCATAATGGGGTTGAAAATGTTTATGGAGATCTGTCTATAAGTGATTTGATGGAAACACAGCGCGCTCTCTGAGAAACCAGTGactggggaggagcagggggaacGACTTTACAAAGCCATCTTGctaaaagaatgtattttactATTTAATCCTCAATTATACACATGACTTCATTGTGGAAAGGTCACCAGACAAAGAAGTTCAGTGAACTGGGTCTGAAGGGAGGGATTGTGTGGTAGGTCTCAGCTTTGCTCTTGCTGAATTGTTCACCTAAACAGCATGAACATCTCCTGCCCCAGCAAAGGACGAGACCGGTTCTCGCACAGCCTAGCACGGGAATTTTGGTAGATCAgtggaaataaacagaaattgtcacagctgaaaaaagatACAGGGGAGTAAGCTTAAATTCACCTTCTACCACTCCAAACACTCGCATGGCATCTGGGTAATGCGGCTAGCAGCCTGCACCACAAGCACACTCGTGATGGCCAAAACCTCGCGTTCTCCCCACAAACACAAAGCAGGAGATGGTGACAGCCGCAGCCAGAGCGCGgcaccctgcctgcctcctcGGACACGGTCCAGCCGCGGGAGGTCCTGCCCGTAGTCCCCAGGAGCCCGGGGTGAAAACTGCCCTCCCAGGCCCCTCACGCTGCCGGCGGCTGGGCTGGCGGGACCCCCGGGAGGGGGGCGCAGAGCTGACCGCCCGCGGATCCCCCTGAGGGGGAGCAGCAGAGCGCGCCGCGGGAGGGTGGCCGGCGCCCACGAGGCGGGGAGGGGCACAGGCGCGGCCCTCACGTGACCCCCCCGGCCCTAGCGCCGGCTGCCTCCTGCCCGCGCTCAGAgccgcgccggggccggcgAGATGCGGGCGggcgcgcggcggcgggcggcgcggctgccgctgctgctgctgctgtcgcTGCTGTCGCTGTCGGCCtggcagcagccgccgccgcggggagcGCGGGCCCAGCGCCTCGCCGCAGACGCAGGTAGGGAGCCGTCCGGcggggcgggtggggggggccggggggccgcTCGCACGCTGCGCGGCCCGTCCCGCGGGCGGCTGTGCCCCCGCACCTGCGGTCAGCGCCTCCGCgagctgcccccccccccgcctccccagGTGTGCAACGTTTTGATGACATTGCTGCAGCTTTATCGGTGTTGCTGCAGCTGTCCTCGTCcctaaatgaaaaacagatctatctgaaagacagaaatccGTCCTCCATTTATAGTTCTAATCCGCAGAACTCCTACAgcctgaaaaatggaaaagtattaGGATGTGTAACACCTTTGTACTCAATTTTCAGAGAACAGGACAGGTTgtgtcctttcttcttcatcGGAGTTTCCTGAAGGATTTTTTACACCGCAGGAGAGAAAGGATGGAGGAATTGTTATCTACTTCATAATTATACTTTACATGTTTTTGGCCGTGTCCATTGTGTGCGATGATTACTTCCTACCTTCTCTAGAGATCATCAGTGAATGTAAGTGAACGTCCTGAtctttttcctgtaaaactAAGCAGCTTGGTGTAGAacattctctttaaaaaaagcttcaaagtTAGAGCGCTCTGGAGACAAAACTAAAGAAATTTCAGAGTCTCCGTGCATAGTTAGACTTATCAATACAATATTTAATTTGATACAATGTATCAATATTATATCAAAAAAACATTCTGATTACACTCTGCACAggcattcatttaaaatgtgctttcctTGTGCCTGGAGGAAAATCTTAAAACTCACTCAGTATTAACTAAACTGACGATACAACTTCGGGGTGAGCAGTAATATGTCTAGGTCActagtaaaagaaagaaaaacaggggGGGCGGGCGAGGCCAAACCAAGAAACCAAAACTCTCCCTATATTAAAACATGGGAATTAAGTACCTTGCTcaagtttctgtatttctctcgAAGTAGTGAACAAGTATCAGGACGAGCTACTGTTTACATATTAAAGGTAtgacacaggaggaaaaggaatacCACAGTTACAACCATTCTATGAAATCTAATCAACCTGTAATAATGCCCCTGGCTTCAGCAGCCCACTGAATTACAGAGATGGTCTTGGCTGAGAGTTCAGCTTTTCATTgccaagaattaaaaaaaattccccaggGAAACTCATCCCTGAACACTGGAAAACATTCTCCAGACCAGAACACTTACAGAAAACGTAAGCTTAAACATTGCTGTAgagctgatattttttttattgatgaTAAATAAGCATTTGTCAGACTTTTTCCATAGCCACGCGTCCCTGTTCTTAGTGTGCAGAACTTGATCCACAGAGTGAgttacatttcagaaacagtcaACTTACCAGAACAAATATCTCATTTCATTCAAGCAAGACACAGGCTCTTATATTGTCCATACGAAgtgaaaatttgattttaagatCGCAGCACTGGTTTGAATTTAACTAGTATTTCTGGTATGTGAAGACACAGTAGCATGGATTTCCCTGGAAGATAGATAGACTTGACATGGACCATGTAGCGATATCACACTAGAGTCCAAGGAATTCCCCCACAATTATTACCCGTACGAAACAGAGTTAAAGCCCGCATACATACACCTACTTTACATTTTAAGATCATGCCCAAATCTCTTGTATTATCAGTACATTTTTTCTGGTATTTAAGCTAATTTCTGTCATAAAGTTAGAAATAAATTAGCCCAATAAATGAGGCTATGTTTTCAATATATTATTTTAccaatttcaaataaatgcattaactGTATGAAAGCAAGTAAAGTTCATTCTGTTAAACTGTAGTAGCTTCTAGTGTTATATACTAATGCAAGTAAAGGGTCTAGACtactgaagttgtttttttttttttttaagcaattctTTTGCTCTATCCTCAGGCCTTGGCCTCTCTCAGGATGTTGCTGGAGCAACTTTTATGGCTGCTGGAAGCTCTGCTCCAGAGCTTGTCACTGCTTTTCTAGGTAAGAGACATATATTTTGACTCCTCAGAACCTagaattctttttcttgcatGCCAAAGAGAAACGTACCAGAGAGTAATTTTCCTTACAGGAGTCTTTGTGACAAAGGGAGATATCGGCATCAGCACCATCCTTGGATCAGCAATCTATAATCTTCTTGGTATTTCTGCAGCTTGTGGGCTGTTTTCCAGCGTGGTATGTATCAACTTTGATAGTTCTGCTCCTAAGAGCCAAATGGTTATCCTTTCTGATTTGCCAACAAAAGCCAAGAGAGACTTACTATGACAACTGCCAAGTTTATTATTTAGTAGCAAAACCAGCATTTAATCAGTTTTAAGATAACTTGCtatgaaagtttttaaaaacactaacTTGTTAAATATCATACTTAAGTCATTCCTAAGAATCTTAAATTTTTACATAATATAGAAACAACATATTGATGCAGCATTTACAGCACTTAGTGAAAGTATTACAGACAAgtttaagaaaagtaaatgaatcTGTGATCTGCAGGTTTCGAGGCTATCCTGTTGGCCGCTGTTTAGAGACTGTCTGGCATATACAATTAGTGTAGCGGCGGTCCTTGCGATGATATCTGACAACAGAATTTACTGGTAAGAACACAAGTAGTGTTGAATTCATGTTGACTGGAGATTAGCGAgacagtgttttgaaaaacaaacaaacaaaaaaaccccaaaacccaaacttcAAGTAGCCTGAACTGCCATTCACTAGCAGAAATAAACATCCTGTTGGCTTTAAAAAACGTAGAAAGTCACAATGCTTGTAAAGATTATTACCTAAACATTCAAACCCTGCATATTTATAAAGTTTGATCTGCATAGGTTTGTCCATACAGACTTCACAATTTCTGTAACAACTGTTTTGGCATAGCAATTAGTCTTCATACTTTACTCCTTTTGAGCCTTTCCTTTGATAGCATCACTGTTAAGAAAGACATTTGTCTGCCAGCAGCAGATCATGAGCTTCTGATGTTTTAACTGCCTTCCCTCAACActgaaactcctgttgcctcAACACATCAGTCAGGTCCAGCCCTAAGTCTCTGAAGTTTCTAACTCAAAACAGCACATGCTATCCCTCTCTTTAACCATCACATGAAGACTCAATTTTGCAAACATCAGTAAGATGTTCAATCAGCAAGATCCCCTGGAAAACATGCAGCTATACAATACACAAACAAGATTCTGCAGGGGAGGGGAATTAAACTGCTGAAAGACATGGGGACACTCATGAACTTCCATGACACCGGCCATGCAACTGCAAATAGATgcttttgtatgttttccttttgctactCATgcaaattttctctctctctccttacGCCAGCCATTTTAATGAGTTaaagagttgggtttttttatattaccCGTTATGTAAAATCTATCTTTCATTCTAGGTACGAAAGTGCATCCCTATTATTGATATATGGGTGTTATATTCTGGTACTATGTTTTGACATTAAAATCAACCAATACCTCATGAAAAAGTTCAGTCCCTGCTGTACGTGTTGTACAAAAGCTATGGAAGAGAACGCTGAGCAGCAGCCACTGGTTGGATGGAGGGAAGAGAGTGGACCTCTCATTCGCCAACAGTCAAGAACAGATAGCGGAATTTTTCAAGACGAGCTGGACTACTCTCAACTTTCAACAAGCTTGCATGGGCTTGATGAAATCTCTGAAGGTATAAGTATTATTACAGTTGTCTCTAGCACTCTGCATGCCTGTCTGCATCAGTTCTAATCAAGAGTAGATTCTGAGATATTATTAAGATTTTGTTCACAAAAGAACTCCAGCATAGTATTTAAGTAAATCATTATTCTTCCCTGGAATATAACATTAAGCAAAATCAGAGTGGTGGTATTCATACAAAGTTAGTTGCTAGAGGAATGCTAGGATAGTTGCTCATTTGTGTCATATTAGAACAGCAGACTTCCATCGGTCTTTGCTGTGCACATTTGAAACTTCCTAGCAACACTGCTTGTAAAATGCAGTATCAGCTAAAAGACACACTGGTACTGTACTAATATATACTGTTTTCTTATGACAATGGCAGGTTCATAGCCCAAAACATGCATGATCTCAGAAGTAACGGAATAGCTATGATGTGGCCATAGATCATCAGTTTCCTCTTCACTTAGGCAAAAAACAGCAGTTGGTACTTACTCTTCGTAAACATTTTGTGTAAACCTTTAtagaaaagttcatttttcatCCACCTTAGGTTCTCTCCTGGTGATGTGGTAATAAAAGAACATTTGATTTCAGAGTTTTGTCCAGTGTGATGTAGGTACTGGGTAAGACTACAGCTAGAACTTGAGGAagtattttttaccttttttcagTATTCTCACAAGTAGAGGCCAGTAATATGACTGTATGCTACAGATTCAAACTTAATGCTACAATTTAAAATAGTTACTTTTTCTTCAACAGATCATCCAAGTGTCTTCACCATGCCTGAAGCAGATATGAAGAGAATTTTGTGGGTGTTATCCCTTCCTATTATTACACTACTCTATTTGACTATACCAGATTGCAGAAGACAGTTTTGGAGGAACTGGTTCAtggtgacatttttcatttcagcagcatGGATTTCTGCAATAACTTATGTTCTTGTATGGATGATAACAATAGCAGGTAGGTACCTAAAGTGCTGCTGCTATACAGAATCAACCAATCAAgaatcactgaaaaaacagttttctcccTGTGAAGAGTTTTCCTTTCCACAATTAACAGTCTGTTTAGCAACACATACTTTGCTgtaaaaaccacaacaaacaaaaccaacaaaaacttATGTTTAACTGCTTAGTTTGCCACCTTCTTCCATCTAATGAAAACCACTTTAGAGTTTAGCTGCTTCAGACTGCTTACCATCACATGAATGAGAATTTGTTTACATAGCTACAAAAACCAGcctatatttaaaaagagacagtttCATTAAACTGCTTCATGAAGTGAAACAATTAGATACACAGCAATAAACTTGTCAAGCTGAAGTGTGACAAACATGGAATCCACCAAGACTGGAATTAAAGGTTCAGGGTTCTGTAAAAGATTCATTATTTCTATACCTATATTTTTCTTGAACACTACAGTAAGAGATTTGGCATGAAATTAACTGCCAAAAAAACCTACCAAATATTTGtactattttatttcaactATAGCATCATGAGTTTATTAAACATTcttggggtgtgtgtgtatgtataccTCTTACAAATCTGCATCATAAAGTGAAGCAGTAGAAGAATTGCGTTTAAGTGAGAGAAGGGGTATGAACTTGTGGGTAAAAAcattctcttaaaaatatcttaaggTATTAAAGGTCTCCTCATTTCACTGTTTCTCCAGTCAGCTTGagaaaaatccagtttttaattttaagaacaaggagaaaacaaatctcTAAACAAGAAAGAAACGGTACAAAGCTTGCCATTTCCACATTATAGCTCACTAATCCTACTCAAGTATTCTGCTAGTTCAGCATCCTAAACTTGTTTTCAACATAAGTTCAATGAATAACTCCTTGTTCAGTGCGGAAACAGACCTACACATTTGGTAAACCTTTGAGAAATTACTGGTAGATCGCTGGATGTAACACCCACCAGGTTTGTTCCCTGGTCAAATAATTTTCCACTTGTATCTAAAGAGCAAGGGTTTACTGTCTGAATGCTAGAAGCCTTTGAAACAGGATTCAAATGAAAGTTATCGCTGTTCTACTAGACAAAGCACTAATTCATATGAAAGCAGGTACACTGGAGATTCAAATAGTGTATTAGTGTTAGTCCACTTTGAAGAGTCATCACAAGCAGTATTGGGGTCTTTGGCCCACTACTTCTAGGTCAAATATGTTCTATTTACATgttaaaacactaaaaattacACGCACATTATATTCAAGTCCAGGTTCTTTCGTGAAGGGTGACTCAGATTCTATCGTTGCATAAACAGGCTATCAGAATGTCACAAAGGTATCAT
It includes:
- the SLC24A5 gene encoding sodium/potassium/calcium exchanger 5, whose amino-acid sequence is MFLAVSIVCDDYFLPSLEIISECLGLSQDVAGATFMAAGSSAPELVTAFLGVFVTKGDIGISTILGSAIYNLLGISAACGLFSSVVSRLSCWPLFRDCLAYTISVAAVLAMISDNRIYWYESASLLLIYGCYILVLCFDIKINQYLMKKFSPCCTCCTKAMEENAEQQPLVGWREESGPLIRQQSRTDSGIFQDELDYSQLSTSLHGLDEISEDHPSVFTMPEADMKRILWVLSLPIITLLYLTIPDCRRQFWRNWFMVTFFISAAWISAITYVLVWMITIAGETLGIPESVMGLTLLAAGTSVPDTVASVLVAQKGNGDMAMSNIVGSNVFDMLCLGVPWFIKTAFINTSGPIEVNSSGLTYTAISLICSVVFIFLAVHLNGWKIDKKLGAICLVLYLVFTILSILYELGIIGNNPTRVCGN